A single Desulfovibrio piger DNA region contains:
- a CDS encoding LexA family transcriptional regulator — protein MGFTEIYERIKLAANCRTQVELAELLNIRQSSISDAKRRDSVPGDWYMKLFERFGLNPDWLKYGVGPLYLRTEKGYCPQEAPQALAETVACYGGDFTRSTVVDVYDMACAYTDEAPRPALSVAGRVPLPQAFLRPSLQVLRLRGRAMEPLLREGAYIGVDMEDPAPVSGRTYALFAPLEGVVVRQVFLDGPQQGYVLRAQSPDYPETSLDAALLQRRMLGRVVWTFQEV, from the coding sequence ATGGGCTTTACGGAAATCTATGAACGCATCAAGCTGGCCGCCAACTGCCGCACCCAGGTGGAACTGGCGGAGCTGCTCAACATACGCCAGTCCAGCATCTCGGACGCCAAGCGCCGCGATTCTGTACCGGGCGACTGGTACATGAAGCTCTTCGAGCGTTTCGGCCTCAACCCCGACTGGCTCAAATACGGGGTGGGGCCCCTCTATCTGCGTACGGAAAAAGGCTATTGCCCGCAGGAGGCCCCCCAGGCCCTGGCCGAGACCGTGGCCTGCTACGGGGGCGACTTCACCCGGTCCACGGTGGTGGACGTCTACGACATGGCCTGTGCCTATACGGACGAGGCCCCCAGGCCCGCCCTTTCCGTGGCCGGCAGGGTCCCCCTGCCCCAGGCCTTTCTGCGGCCCTCGCTGCAGGTGCTGCGTCTGCGCGGGCGGGCCATGGAGCCCCTGCTGCGCGAGGGCGCCTATATCGGGGTGGACATGGAGGACCCGGCGCCTGTCTCCGGCAGGACCTATGCCCTGTTCGCCCCGCTGGAAGGCGTGGTGGTCCGCCAGGTGTTCCTGGACGGCCCGCAGCAGGGCTATGTCCTGCGGGCCCAGTCCCCGGACTATCCCGAAACGTCCCTGGACGCCGCCCTGTTGCAGCGCCGCATGCTGGGGCGTGTGGTCTGGACTTTCCAGGAGGTATGA
- the hflC gene encoding protease modulator HflC, whose translation MTKNPLFYGVLLLVLAVFVTQCCFTVHQTQQALVLQLGDPLPEIYRPGLHFKLPFIQKVVYFDARVLDYAASSREAFTVDKKTIVLDNYARWRISDPLQFYRTMRTIPGAQARLDDVVYSQLRALVGAYTLTEVVSKERATIMARVTEKVSDLMKPYGVEVLDVRIKRTDLPTENQRSIFDRMRAERERQAKQYRSEGQEQATRIRSDADRQKALILAEANREAQVLYGQGDAQAAAVYAAAYSKAPEFYSYQRWLEALRKSFKENSKLVLDSQRPLLDLQK comes from the coding sequence ATGACCAAAAATCCCCTTTTTTATGGTGTCCTGCTGCTGGTGCTGGCCGTTTTCGTGACCCAGTGCTGCTTCACCGTGCACCAGACCCAGCAGGCCCTGGTGCTCCAGCTGGGCGATCCCCTGCCCGAGATCTACCGGCCCGGCCTGCACTTCAAGCTGCCCTTCATCCAGAAGGTGGTCTATTTCGACGCCCGCGTGCTCGACTATGCCGCCAGCTCGCGCGAGGCCTTCACCGTGGACAAGAAGACCATCGTGCTGGACAACTACGCCCGCTGGCGCATCAGCGATCCCCTGCAGTTCTACCGCACCATGCGCACCATCCCCGGCGCGCAGGCCCGTCTGGACGACGTGGTCTATTCGCAGCTGCGGGCCCTGGTGGGCGCCTATACCCTGACCGAGGTGGTCTCCAAGGAGCGCGCCACCATCATGGCCCGGGTGACGGAAAAGGTCTCCGACCTCATGAAGCCCTACGGGGTGGAGGTACTGGACGTGCGCATCAAGCGCACCGACCTGCCCACGGAGAACCAGCGCTCCATCTTCGACCGCATGCGGGCCGAGCGTGAACGCCAGGCCAAGCAGTACCGTTCCGAAGGTCAGGAACAGGCCACGCGCATCCGTTCCGATGCCGACCGCCAGAAGGCCCTCATCCTTGCCGAGGCCAACCGCGAGGCCCAGGTGCTCTACGGCCAGGGCGATGCCCAGGCGGCCGCCGTCTATGCCGCGGCCTACAGCAAGGCGCCGGAGTTCTATTCCTATCAGCGCTGGCTCGAGGCCCTGCGCAAGTCCTTCAAGGAGAACAGCAAACTGGTGCTGGACAGCCAGAGGCCGTTGCTGGATCTGCAGAAGTAG
- the hflK gene encoding FtsH protease activity modulator HflK → MTWDWDKLQEKRQRQQGQRPSRPLFGDTDDSDTQDEPRRARRSPFGDGGNGNGFDGKNVLKKLSGMKMPGGMVVWLVLGLVGLWLLSGIYIVNPDEEGVVLRFGKYERTEGPGPHYALPAPIESVYKPQVTQVLRCEVGFRSTGQATTFRQGELRSVPKEASMLTGDENIVNVQFSVQYKISDAVKYLFNISDPTNLVRNAAEAAMREVIGNSLIDSAITDGKLKIQSDATVLLQQVLDRYEAGIQVLAVQMQDVHPPQEVSDAFKDVASAREDKSRIINEAEAYRNALLPQARGEAAATLNRAEAYRVARLQQAEGESRRFDALRQEYEKAPDVTRQRLYYETMEEILAASKDKTLLDSGVSGKVLPHMPLPGTPAPGVLPSEKK, encoded by the coding sequence ATGACTTGGGATTGGGATAAATTGCAGGAAAAACGGCAACGGCAACAGGGGCAGCGCCCCTCCCGTCCGCTCTTTGGTGATACCGATGACAGCGACACGCAGGACGAGCCCCGGCGCGCCCGGCGCTCGCCCTTTGGTGACGGCGGCAACGGCAACGGCTTTGACGGCAAAAATGTCCTCAAGAAGCTCTCCGGCATGAAGATGCCGGGCGGCATGGTGGTCTGGCTGGTGCTGGGCCTGGTGGGCCTGTGGCTTTTGTCCGGCATCTATATCGTCAACCCGGACGAGGAGGGCGTGGTGCTGCGCTTCGGCAAGTATGAACGCACCGAAGGCCCCGGCCCCCATTACGCGCTGCCCGCCCCCATCGAGAGCGTCTACAAGCCGCAGGTGACCCAGGTGCTGCGCTGCGAGGTGGGCTTCCGCTCTACGGGGCAGGCCACCACCTTCCGCCAGGGCGAGCTGCGCAGCGTGCCCAAGGAAGCCTCCATGCTCACCGGTGACGAGAACATCGTCAACGTCCAGTTCAGCGTGCAGTACAAGATCAGCGACGCGGTCAAGTACCTGTTCAACATCAGCGACCCCACCAACCTGGTGCGCAACGCCGCCGAGGCCGCCATGCGCGAGGTCATCGGCAACAGCCTCATCGACTCGGCCATCACCGACGGCAAGCTGAAGATCCAGAGCGACGCCACCGTGCTGCTCCAGCAGGTCCTGGACCGCTACGAGGCCGGCATCCAGGTGCTGGCCGTGCAGATGCAGGACGTGCATCCGCCGCAGGAAGTGAGCGACGCCTTCAAGGACGTGGCCAGTGCCCGCGAGGACAAGAGCCGCATCATCAACGAGGCCGAAGCCTACCGCAACGCCCTGTTGCCGCAGGCCCGCGGCGAGGCCGCGGCCACCCTCAACCGGGCCGAGGCCTACCGGGTGGCGCGCCTGCAGCAGGCCGAAGGCGAGTCCCGCCGCTTCGACGCCCTGCGGCAGGAATACGAAAAGGCTCCCGACGTGACCCGCCAGCGCCTGTATTACGAAACCATGGAAGAGATCCTGGCCGCCTCCAAGGACAAGACCCTGCTGGACAGCGGTGTCTCCGGCAAGGTGCTGCCGCATATGCCTCTTCCGGGTACGCCCGCCCCCGGCGTCCTGCCCTCGGAGAAGAAATAA